A window of Schistocerca cancellata isolate TAMUIC-IGC-003103 chromosome 1, iqSchCanc2.1, whole genome shotgun sequence genomic DNA:
ACATTGAGCAGAATGATAATGTTCTCACATTTCAGAAACTCCATAATTGTGTCCCTTTaagaaattttcaaagaaaaacatATGAATTAAAAAACAACGTTTTTCGTTTTCAATGCATGTTCATGACCCTACATTTTTTTAATGCTTGGAAACgaagctgaaaagaaaaacatGTGTAACAATTTCGTATTAGTCCTCTAAttcagtattttctttctctaaagcTCTCTTCACTGAATGATATTataaagaccccccccccctcccaaactttTGCTTTTTTATGGGCACTTCACTGGAAGGGTAGCATACATTTATAGGTAGTTTAACATGCTGACTTAGGCCAGCATAAAAGATATGCTTGACCAAACCATTGATGAATATCAACTAAGAGATAAGGGAATCATAAATGAAGCGACACAGTGTACTTATGCCAACATGAATTCTCTTATTCCTCTGgttatatgatgtgattagatATACAGATGTCCTCTTGTAGAACTCAGTCCACCACTGTTTAATATTCAAACCATCTTTTCAGCTATTCACTTCTTTTACTGCGAAATTTCGTGTGGTGCTACTTGTATTATCAATTTATTTAACTGGAGCACAGTATAAATTCTGTCTTCCTTCCTTAATCTCCTTTTGACTATGCTAAAGTCACAGTTGCAGGAAGTTGGCTGTGGCTAAAAGAGCATCAAAAGAACACGTGATTAAATCCCTAGAGTCCTGCCACTGCAATGCACATCAGGTGAAATCCTTTCTTTCTTAATACCAGACTTGGCGGGACTGTCAGCAGTTGGTTTCCTAGTCGGTGGTGCAGCAGTTATCACCAGACCAGTGAAAAATGTGGAAAACGGACAGCAGCAGCTTGACGAAGCCAAAATGCATGAAAGATTCATGGAATGTATCTCTTGGGAAAAGATTATATTTCAAACTGCACATGAACGGGCTTGAATTGTTCGTTAAAGAAACTGTTAGCTATATTGCCCCTCAGATCAGTTACAAATGTCGATTTACTTAAATTCGTCAAGAAGTTCTCTTTCCCAAAATTTCGTGGAATTTTCATGTGGAGTACACTACGTCAAACCACACGAAAATCTAACATAATTGGACTTCTAAATTTAGACATTGCAGGGGAGCCCGTAAATCGCTGGGTGGGGTTTGTTAGAAGAAGAATCCGAAATAGTACATATCTGTTACTTCGACTCATTTGGCGATTTACTTGCTCCAGAAGAATTACATCGCTACTTTACAGGTAAtcaaatattttactattttcaaTGCTACCAAAAGTTAAATACGTAGCTCTATGGACATCTATGTCTCATCTTCATCCTGATAGTTACAAAGAAGATGTAAAAACAGTAATCATATGCACCAGTCTTCAGCTGACCTCAGGAGCCATGTTATATACTTCGACTTTAAATGGTCGATCATCGGTACTAAGTGTGAAATACTTCCTATCAATCGAACTAAGGAAAGGGATTTAAGTATTGCACTGTTAGGTTCAGAAACGTACAACACAATTCCAAATATCACAGCATCAAACTGCAATCTACATCTGGGAAGGGCTAAAGTTGCACAAGTACCTCAAGGCGCATGTGACACTGAATATTTAAACAAACGTTTAAAATGGCTGGTACCAGATTTCATGCTATGCACAAACGTCCACACACGTAAAACTGAAGTAAGAACGACTAGGCACATAACAGATTTTGTTAAGGAAAATTTAATATGACCACTACTGAGTTTCATAAAAAAACAAATTCTGCAAAAATATCCGAATGAGTTTTACAACTCGGCTCATTAAGTGGAAATAATGCAAAGAACTCGTTTCTCAACAACAATCTGTTTCACATTATCTACAATGTCTTCCCTATACCAGTCCAGGGTGTAAAATATTGGAGATGCCACGCAAAACACTTTACCTCCCATTGTCTGTACAGACGTTAAAATTTCTTGAGTTGAGAATTGTCAACCAGAGTGGCAATCTCGTAGATTTTTATGATGAAGAGATCTTAGTATTATACCTTCGCCTGAAGCAGGGTGGGTATATGGTATACAACAACCACACACACAGCTAGCAGCGCTTCGCTCTACAACTGAAACACCATGTTTTAACACCAAAGGAACATCAGTTCCTTAAATCGTTGCGTTTGAAACCACATAAGAACAATATCATCACTCAACATAACCCCCCAGTTGAGTATTATGAATGAATCATTCATCAGGAATATTTCTCATACAAACCTTTTGCTTCAACTAAATTCAAGAACGATGTTGAGGACAGCATTGTTAGCCAGCATCAAGATGTTCTGACAGTTCGAAGCAGGAGTTTGCTCTACTTAAAGGGCAAATCCACGAAAAAGGATGGGAGTCCCATGGCATCATCTCATCTTACATGTAACAAATTCGCTTTCTTGTTTCAGAAAATAAGATAGAAGCTAAATGGCGTTGAAATTGATGGTAGTGAGAATGTATGTGACGCATCAATCTTAGAAACAAACATTTGAGCATCAAAACTGAACTTGAGTGTTTTAAGAAATACAGGATAATTAATGGATAAACCGCCATCAGCAAACGAATGCAAGCATTTAGTGCACAAATACCTTTCAAAATGCTTGTGAGATACTTTGAGGGTATGAGGAGGATTATAGTTAATGTGAGGAAGGAACTTGTGTTGTTATGAAGTGAAACATACGATAATGCACACATCCAGGTTGTCAATGGAGGAGAGAACAAGATTTTTCTTGAGAAATTAATTTACAAGCAAGGTGCCTCGCCTCTTTACATGATGAAGAGCGTTAGAGACTTTTAAATATACTTGGATCTGGGATTCAGCTTCATTTAAATTTCAGGTCATGGGATCTGTTTGAATATCGTCTACCTCCAAGCTCATCCAGACAGTCTTGGACTGTTAACATGTTTCCTCAATTAGGAACATCCTGATTTATAATTCTCGAGTTTCAGACCAATAGGTAGTGAATCTGAAATGTGAACCAAGTGAATTCTACACACATTAAAAACACGTTTCACACCACCTCGGTTCcaagggttccggaacctgtacacaaaatttgaatagagatcaacataaacatcatttctgccctttttgttgctcatgaaaaccacacattgcatgttgtaccaccatacagtgggaccttcagaggtggtggtccacattgctgtacacactgatacctctaatacccagtagcacgtcctcttgcattgattcatgcctgtattcgtcgtggcatactatccacaaattcatcaaggcactgttggtccagattgccccactcctcaacggcgattcagcataaatccctgagagtggttggtgggtcacatcgcccataaacagcccttttcaatttatcccaggcaatggcgatagggttgatgtctggatAACATGGTGGCAAccttagtcgagcgatgttgttatcctgaaggaagtcattcacaagctgtgcacgatggggccgtgaactgtcgtccatgaagacgaatgcctcgccaatatgctgccgatgtagttgcactatcggttggaggatgccccacataatgccaccccaaaacagcagggaacctccaccttgctgcacctgcTGAGAAGTGTGACTATGGCGTTCAGCttgacgggttgcctccaaacacgtcttcgacgagtgtctggttgaagacatatgcgatactcatcggtgaagagaacatgatgtaaatcctgagcagtccattcggcatgttgttgggtccatctgtaccacattgcatggtgttgtggttgcaaagatggacctcgccatgaacgtcgggagcgaagttgctcatcatgcagcctattgcacacagtttgagtcgtagcacgacgtactgtggctgcacgaaaagcattattcaacatggtggcgttgctgtcagggttcctccgcacCATGATCAGTAGgttgtggtcatccactgcagtagtagcccttgggcgacctgagcgaggcatgtcatcgacagtttctgttcctttgtatcttctccatgtccgaacaacatcgctctggttcactgcaagacacctggacacttcacttgttaagagcccttcctggcacgaagcaacaacgcggacgtgatcgaaccgcggcattgaccgtctaggcatggtagaactacagataacacgagctgtgtacctccttcctggtggaaggattggaactgatcggctgtcggacgcccaccgtctaataagcgctgctcatgcatggttgtttacatctttgggcgggtttagtgacatctcctaacagccaaagggactgtgtctgcaatacaatatccacagacaaagtctatcttcaggatctCTGGGAATCGGGGAGacacaaaacttttattgatgtgtgtaaattTGTATTTTAACAAACGCCAGGAAAAACTTAAACGTCCAATTTTACCAATATGAGAAGTTACAGTAAAATTCGCATAATAATATTACAGCCTCCCTTTCCATACGTACACTAAGTTTTACCCTGCATACTATGAGGTGAGAATAAGAGATGACTGCTCAGTCCAAGGGAATTTAGGGAGCAAACTGCCGTGTTGTTATAGGTTGTTCCAAACAGAATGAGTCGGCAAAGAGCAGTCCTATTGACGTTCATAttgaatttgttattattattctggatttacaatgtgagtacatttttccagcacctattctagattacagtaagttactaattattgttctccactcttctctatttgtccataaatcttcaggaatgttgttcttccccattgctgactgaactccctgtttccatgtatcaggtggtcgtcccctttttcttcttccaattggtacccagtcgattatgcattttggtagcctttcctgttccattcgtctgatgtgtccataccatttaagttgtttgtgctcgatgaaatcaataattgaatttttacatttcatcttgtctctgattacttcatttcttattctttctcgtcttgatattcttgctgaacgtctccagaaatccatttctgtggctaataattttgatttcagttgccattttgttgtccacacttctgaaccatatgtaataatgctcctaactattgttttaaaaatccttattttgttatcagttgttatgtgtttgtcccagagaattccattcaataaagagattgtcgtctttccagaatttattcttgatctaatttctttgtcctgtttcccatcatttgtaattttgacacctaaatatttatattccttagtagctgttattgttcccatcccttcttctaatattaagtctccattcactccaccaattaacatgtactttgttttattcatgtttacatttagacctgatttttttatattcttgaatcaattttctggtcatatactctatgtcctcatagtcttgggctataatcagttggtcatctgcaaattgtaacgagtatattgttctatcatttattggtattcccatagcatgacattttttcttccaattctgtaaagttacttctgtatatattttatacaatgtaggtgagatgctacatccttgacgtaatccttttgtgacttggaatccatgtgatagatatttaccaatttttatttttgaaatagaacttttatataaattttgaattgctttaattattcttggatttattcctattgatattaaagctttccataaactggataaaggcacactatcataggctttttctatatctatgaatactaaatgtacaggttgtgcccgaaccattttttttcaataatttgttgtaggcaaaagatatgatcaattgttgatcttccagctctaaaacctgcttgttcttcagcctccttttctttgtattcttgttctaacaaatacttaataattcttccatataatctactgaaggtattggtcactgttattccgttataatttttacactcatctttcgctccttttttatgtatcactgaaatatatcctactttcaaatcatttgggacatcttccccatttaaacatctttcgaaaaggtttctttacaattccattaatttctttgttcctaattttaataattctgcaggaatacctccaatgcctgtagcccttccattctttaaagattttattgcagtttttactgtctctatttccaaatggatgtaattctctgcttgtagatctatcatttcattatattcagggtttcccaagtattcttccctgttttctgttaataaacttttaaaatatttttcccaagagtcatgagtaatatatttaatatgtgttgtttctttggaattccttcttaaattttttatagttttccatgcttctgtgtttcttttaccaccaatataggattcaattttttgacatgactgttcccaaactttgttttttgcttctgcaacctttttccggattttcgcttgttgtgcattaagctctattttatcttgaagatttctggtatttaaccattttaaatatttttctttctttaatttcacttcctttttaatttcttcattccaatagtataatggatggtttgtatgtgtttcttctgtttctcctaaagcttccttggcggcttcatgtagtttatttacaatataatgatattgatcttctgtattatcaaactctgtttctaccagtttttcatctaatctcttttgatacaaaaatattgtgctttcattctccaaactattcaaattatatttaggaattttgatttctgtttgtatattttctataggacaatttcgattttcttcagtgctttttcctctgaaggggaataaaaatttggaatttaccaaataatgatcgttaagagttacccctctatatactcttatgtcatgtatttttatcctcgtttgctgtttaattataatatagtctattattgatttttgattgaatgtatctttatgccatgtgtatttatgtatttctttatgttgataaaagccatttaatattttcaatgaattttgttcacagatatcaataagtctattaccattatcatttgtaacattttctccaaatggtcctataattttatttccaattttacttccagttctactgttaaaatcccctgcaataataatctccctggttttcccgatatcttctatgattccatttaaattattatagaaatcatcctttttacaaattggttcatcttcgcttattccatatactcctataatagtaattttgtatccatgaatatcaatattaattttaatcagattttcatcaataggttcccagtttgtgaccattcttttgaatttgtttttcatcaatatcgatatcccccgttttgctctttgattttttgggacaccactatagaaatgtgtatatgatcctattcgttcaatacctcgtcctttttTCTTAGTTTCTGAGAGTATAATAATATCCTGATTTCTAGCCTCCATTTCTTTAATCACTTCtcctactttattttgtaatccttgtatattccatacaccaattaagacagtccgttttcttagcctttttcgtctcctattatatccgtcctgctgtaatcttataggctttttaaccagtgaggtttttccaatgaatggggagttggcacatcgcattaacccccaacctggaggaccaggtaatttttgctcaaggttttcttcctttagcctttggtaatccaatacctaaactacaaggcagtagttgctaggtttggtccaccctgggtattttatttccccggtaccctccatatctggtgggcattgccctatccgccacctggggaggcgcccgatgggagactagcaactccacacgggTCATATTGAATTTGGAGTCTCTAAAACCTTCCCAGAAAACAGAACAGCATTCACATTAATACTACATGATCAGATCATGAACTACAGTCCACTTACCAGAATACTGCAGAGACTTGTATAAATTAATAGACATCTAATTACAACTAAAGCATTTCACGATGACAGCTGAAACAGTTAACAAAGTAATATATGCGAAAACTTTTCATGATGAACATGGACATTTGATATTTAAATAGATCGTATATTTATCATTTATGAATGAAGGGCAAGTACACACAACAGTTTCAACAATCTTAACTCAGAGTAAGCCATAACAGAGCCACCAACTGCCTGAAAACGTGTAAAAGTAAGTTTAGGTTGAAGCAATATTGTCATAGCACTAAtggggaagaaaatgaaatgatttttgaaGATT
This region includes:
- the LOC126175324 gene encoding uncharacterized protein LOC126175324 — translated: MRCANSPFIGKTSLVKKPIRLQQDGYNRRRKRLRKRTVLIGVWNIQGLQNKVGEVIKEMEARNQDIIILSETKKKGRGIERIGSYTHFYSGVPKNQRAKRGISILMKNKFKRMVTNWEPIDENLIKINIDIHGYKITIIGVYGISEDEPICKKDDFYNNLNGIIEDIGKTREIIIAGDFNSRTGSKIGNKIIGPFGENVTNDNGNRLIDICEQNSLKILNGFYQHKEIHKYTWHKDTFNQKSIIDYIIIKQQTRIKIHDIRVYRGVTLNDHYLVNSKFLFPFRGKSTEENRNCPIENIQTEIKIPKYNLNSLENESTIFLYQKRLDEKLVETEFDNTEDQYHYIVNKLHEAAKEALGETEETHTNHPLYYWNEEIKKEVKLKKEKYLKWLNTRNLQDKIELNAQQAKIRKKVAEAKNKVWEQSCQKIESYIGGKRNTEAWKTIKNLRRNSKETTHIKYITHDSWEKYFKSLLTENREEYLGNPEYNEMIDLQAENYIHLEIETEESVSITSADGLLKDPTISNDTAYVKSHCAFLIPIIKGLEFPAKQVYRKLRLIEEVTEKINLLLGSIGTKVSEKLKTALQTNPGLTTLCTVADILSDKSTEHECAVPLHLIP